From the Excalfactoria chinensis isolate bCotChi1 chromosome 1, bCotChi1.hap2, whole genome shotgun sequence genome, one window contains:
- the LOC140258742 gene encoding transient receptor potential cation channel subfamily V member 6-like: MGVPLFGDSKPFYFRIWNGLSQKLQGKKSWNKHLDEIYLLQQKRICESPLLQAAKENNIPVIRKLLTGGTCDIYQRGAVGETALHVAALYDNVEAALALMEAAPDLVNERMTSELYEGQTALHIAAVNQNITLVKALLKRGANTCTAQATGHFFRRSSQNLLYFGEHVLSFAACVGNEEIVQLLIENGADIRAQDYLGNTVLHILVLQPNKTFACHMYSLILSYDQSKEGPRSLELIPNNEGLTPFKLAGVEGNTVMFQYLMQRRKHNLWSFGPLTTVLYDLTEIDSWAEDQSFLELIVSTKKREARQILDLTPVKELVSLKWNMYGRPYFCFLALFYVLYMVCFTMCCVYRPLKPRTGNKTSSRDNTVYVQKMLQESYVTYEDELRLVGELITVIGAVVILILEIPDILRVGAAKYFGQTILGGPFHVIVITYACMILVTMVMRLTSTTGEVVPMSFALVLGWCNVMYFARGFQMLGPFTIMIQKMIFGDLMRFCWLMAVVILGFASAFYIIFQTENPENLGQFYNYPMSLFTTFELFLTIIDGPANYDVDLPFMYSVVYFAFAIIATLLMLNLLIAMMGDTHWRVAHERDELWRAQIVATTVMLERKLPRCLWPRSGICGREYGLGDRWYLRIEDRIDPNKHRMMRYTEAFKTHDRDNCDKSLEKLEVDRNILYKKDLSDPSLSRGTSRTNSQSGWDILRRNTFHQLHGEINHGMEEEVYDV, encoded by the exons GATCTGTGAGTCCCCACTCCTTCAGGCTGCCAAGGAGAACAACATCCCAGTCATTAGGAAACTTCTCACTGGTGGAACATGTGATATTTATCAGAGAG GTGCAGTGGGGGAGACTGCCCTTCATGTAGCTGCCTTGTATGATAATGTGGAGGCTGCACTGGCTCTGATGGAAGCAGCTCCAGATCTTGTCAATGAGAGGATGACATCAGAACTCTATGAAG GGCAGACAGCTCTCCACATTGCAGCAGTGAACCAGAATATCACTTTGGTGAAGGCTTTGCTCAAGAGAGGGGCCAatacctgcacagcacaggccACTGGGCACTTCTTCAGGCGCAGCTCCCAGAACCTTCTCTATTTTG GAGAACATGTTTTGTCATTTGCTGCCTGTGTGGGAAATGAGGAGATTGTACAGTTGCTCATTGAAAATGGAGCTGACATTAGAGCTCAGGATTACCTGG GTAACACCGTTCTTCACATTTTAGTTCTCCAGCCTAATAAGACATTTGCCTGCCACATGTACAGCCTGATACTTTCCTATGATCAGAGCAAAGAGGGACCAAGATCGCTTGAATTGATTCCTAACAATGAGGGGCTTACTCCATTCAAACTGGCTGGAGTTGAGGGCAACACTGTG atGTTTCAATACCTCATGCAGAGGCGGAAGCATAATCTCTGGTCCTTTGGCCCCTTGACCACTGTGCTCTACGATCTCACAGAGATTGACTCCTGGGCTGAAGATCAGTCCTTCCTTGAGCTCATTGTCTCAACCAAGAAGAGAGAG GCACGCCAGATCTTAGATTTAACACCCGTGAAGGAGCTGGTGAGCCTGAAGTGGAATATGTATGGACGGCCCTATTTCTGCTTCCTGGCTTTATTCTATGTACTCTACATGGTCTGCTTCACTATGTGCTGTGTCTACCGGCCACTGAAACCTCGAACAGGCAATAAAACAAGCAGTAGAGACAATACAGTCTATGTCCAAAAAATGCTGCAG gaatcTTATGTAACATATGAGGATGAGTTGAGGCTGGTGGGGGAGCTGATCACAGTTATTGGAGCTGTAGTAATTTTGATCCTTGAG ATCCCAGATATCCTTAGAGTTGGAGCAGCGAAATACTTTGGACAAACCATCTTAGGAGGACCTTTTCACGTAATTGT taTCACATATGCTTGCATGATTCTGGTAACCATGGTGATGCGTCTTACCAGCACTACTGGTGAGGTGGTGCCCATGTCCTTTGCCCTGGTACTAGGATGGTGCAATGTAATGTACTTTGCACGAGGCTTCCAGATGCTTGGGCCCTTCACCATCATGATCCAGAag ATGATATTTGGAGATCTTATGCGCTTTTGCTGGCTCATGGCTGTGGTGATACTAGGCTTTGCATCAG CTTTTTACATCATCTTCCAGACAGAGAACCCTGAAAACCTTGGGCAGTTCTACAACTATCCCATGTCCTTGTTCACCACCTTTGAGTTGTTTCTCACTATCATTGATGGCCCTGCAAACTATGATGtggacctgcctttcatgtaCAGTGTGGTATACTTTGCTTTTGCCATCATTGCCACCCTCCTTATGCTCAATTTGCTAATTGCCATGATGGGCGATACCCACTGGAGAGTGGCCCATGAACGGGATGAACTCTGGAGAGCCCAG ATTGTTGCTACTACTGTCATGCTGGAACGAAAGCTGCCACGGTGTCTCTGGCCTCGCTCTGGGATCTGTGGGCGGGAGTACGGGCTGGGGGACCGATGGTATCTCAG AATAGAAGACAGGATTGATCCcaacaaacacagaatgatGCGATACACAGAAGCATTTAAGACTCACGACAGGGATAACTGTGACAAAAGTCTGGAAAAGCTGGAAGTTGATAGGAACATCCTGTACAAGAAGGACCTGTCTGATCCATCATTGTCACGAGGCACGTCTAGGACTAATTCTCAGAGTGGCTGGGATATCCTGAGGCGCAATACTTTCCACCAACTTCATGGAGAGATCAATCATGGCATGGAAGAAGAAGTCTATGATGTCTAA